In a single window of the Anabas testudineus chromosome 19, fAnaTes1.2, whole genome shotgun sequence genome:
- the LOC113156699 gene encoding protein Tob1-like — protein sequence MQLEIQVALNFIISYLYNKLPRRRVNIFGEELERQLKKKYEGHWYPDKPYKGSGFRCIHVGEKVDPVVEQAAKESGLDIEDVRNNLPQDLSVWIDPFEVSYQIGEKGPVKVLYVDDNSENGSELDKEIKNSFNPEAQVFMPISDPVGASSESSSPSPPFGQSAAVSPSFMPRSTQPLTFTTATFAATKFGSTKMKSSGRGNNSNSGSSSKAARTSPTNNLGLNVNTLLKQKAISTSMHSLYGLGLGQQQKPSALSPNAKEFVFPSLQGQASPGAVFPGEGSLGLGPLQYNNAFDMFAAYGSLNDKSLMDGLNFSLSNMQYSNQQFQPVMAN from the coding sequence ATGCAGCTTGAAATTCAAGTAGCACTCaactttattatttcttatttatacAACAAACTCCCTCGGCGACGTGTGAATATCTTTGGCGAAGAGCTCGAGAGGCAGCTGAAGAAAAAATATGAAGGCCACTGGTATCCGGATAAGCCATACAAAGGTTCAGGGTTCAGGTGCATCCATGTAGGGGAAAAGGTGGACCCTGTGGTGGAGCAGGCAGCCAAAGAAAGTGGGCTGGACATCGAAGACGTCCGGAATAATCTCCCTCAGGACCTTAGTGTGTGGATCGACCCATTTGAGGTTTCCTACCAGATTGGGGAGAAGGGACCGGTCAAGGTGCTATATGTGGATGATAACAGTGAGAATGGGTCAGAGTTGGACAAGGAGATCAAGAACAGCTTTAATCCGGAGGCCCAGGTCTTCATGCCAATCAGTGACCCTGTCGGGGCTTCCTCAGAGTCCagctccccctcccctccttttGGGCAGTCGGCTGCTGTGAGTCCCTCCTTCATGCCACGCTCCACCCAGCCCTTAACCTTCACAACTGCCACCTTTGCTGCCACCAAATTTGGTTCCACTAAGATGAAGAGCAGTGGCCGTGGTAATAACAGCAACAGTGGCAGTAGCAGCAAGGCCGCCCGCACCTCCCCTACCAATAACCTGGGTCTGAATGTCAACACCCTACTGAAGCAGAAAGCCATCTCCACCTCCATGCACTCACTGTACGGGCTGGGCCTGGGGCAGCAGCAGAAGCCCTCTGCACTGTCTCCAAATGCCAAGGAGTTTGTGTTCCCCAGCCTCCAGGGCCAGGCCAGCCCCGGAGCCGTGTTCCCCGGGGAGGGCTCCCTGGGGCTCGGCCCGCTGCAGTACAACAATGCCTTTGACATGTTTGCGGCCTACGGAAGCCTCAACGACAAATCCCTTATGGATGGCCTCAACTTCAGTCTGAGCAACATGCAGTATTCTAACCAGCAATTCCAGCCGGTCATGGCTAACTAA